A genome region from Novipirellula caenicola includes the following:
- a CDS encoding M48 family metalloprotease, which yields MHLQSFLLVVLSLSCGSLPAGEVDMMRAIVATAGMITAWWILCHVAARTTSRQVMAGNIEPIQGAQWLETQLDVFRWLSLGVVVMCLGGFGLARSLDTLPVIQNSMFLQALVLLFPGLALAAASWSAEHRYGVLLDYTDRGVGSHLRSIISSFRGATAWLVVPVLMLLASADAIMQLPISKTQTGWVMGVSLVVFLVAGMPWLVSRLFKTDALDSDTEHWVANVLSAAGLRRTKMVRWQTEGNSFNAMITGVVPPLRTLLLSDRLLDELPREQVAMVVLHEAAHLRRRHVPLRMLSILPAWAVGASVTHFAGDAGWAMVAGSVVAIGLTLVMLRWVAYRTEFDADVQACRLAEQIASSVDGVPSTYAAAAETLSRALIRVTADHPAARKPTWLHPGVVDRIEFMRRQRIIPNNNSVTAGTIANPV from the coding sequence ATGCATCTGCAATCTTTCCTGTTGGTCGTCCTTTCGCTTAGTTGTGGTTCGCTACCTGCTGGCGAAGTCGACATGATGCGAGCGATCGTGGCGACAGCTGGAATGATCACCGCCTGGTGGATCCTTTGTCACGTCGCCGCCCGCACGACATCGCGGCAAGTCATGGCGGGCAATATCGAGCCGATTCAAGGGGCTCAGTGGTTGGAAACCCAGCTCGATGTCTTTCGCTGGCTTAGCCTGGGCGTGGTCGTGATGTGTTTGGGCGGATTCGGATTGGCTCGCTCGCTCGATACGTTGCCCGTGATTCAGAATTCGATGTTCCTGCAAGCATTGGTGTTGTTGTTTCCAGGGCTCGCGCTTGCCGCCGCAAGTTGGTCGGCTGAACATCGTTATGGTGTTCTGCTTGATTACACCGATCGAGGCGTGGGATCGCATCTACGCAGCATCATCAGCTCGTTTCGAGGTGCAACGGCTTGGTTGGTCGTTCCCGTGTTGATGTTGTTGGCTAGCGCCGATGCGATCATGCAACTGCCGATCAGCAAGACTCAGACCGGTTGGGTGATGGGCGTGTCGTTGGTGGTGTTTCTTGTCGCCGGGATGCCTTGGTTGGTTTCGCGGCTATTCAAAACCGACGCACTCGATTCGGACACGGAACATTGGGTGGCCAATGTCTTGTCCGCCGCCGGACTGCGTCGCACCAAGATGGTCCGTTGGCAAACCGAAGGCAATTCGTTCAACGCGATGATCACGGGCGTCGTGCCCCCGCTTCGCACGTTGTTGTTATCGGATCGATTGCTCGACGAACTGCCACGCGAACAGGTGGCGATGGTGGTGCTTCACGAAGCGGCTCATCTGCGTCGTCGTCATGTGCCGCTGCGGATGTTATCGATTTTGCCCGCTTGGGCCGTCGGTGCGTCGGTGACCCATTTCGCCGGAGATGCGGGCTGGGCGATGGTCGCGGGCAGCGTCGTCGCGATTGGATTGACGTTGGTGATGCTGCGTTGGGTGGCCTATCGGACGGAATTTGATGCCGATGTCCAGGCCTGCCGACTCGCCGAGCAAATTGCCTCGTCGGTCGACGGTGTGCCATCAACCTACGCCGCCGCTGCGGAAACCCTCAGTCGAGCTTTGATTCGCGTCACCGCCGACCATCCGGCTGCACGAAAACCCACCTGGCTTCACCCAGGCGTCGTCGACCGAATTGAATTCATGCGTCGCCAACGGATCATTCCGAACAACAACAGCGTAACCGCAGGGACCATCGCAAACCCGGTGTAA